The DNA segment TGTTACTGGAGGATGATGAGGCTTGAGGGTTCTAGTGAGGAAGCACAAGTTCATAATCATTCTCAGGGGTATAGGAAGAAAAACTAGGAGTGTAAGTCGTCCTGAGAAGGGCATATTCTGTTTCAGACCCTCCTCTTAATGGTCTCACTCTCTTTGTGACGTTCTCATAACCATCATCATTGGAGCTCAGGGAGGGTCTCCGATAGGGCCTGTGACTAATGACAGTGTAGCACACTTCTTCAGATCCACTGCCATTCTCATTTTCCTGTCGagcacaaagaaaacagaaatcaaagatCCAGGCTCAATCATCAAATTTGAGCTCTGTGACCCACCTCGTCTTTCTTCTTGTCTAATGATGATCTTACACCTCAGGTATTCAAAGCCCTTTCTCCAAGTCCTGATGTCTTAGAGATTACATTTTATTGACATTAACTCTGCTTCAAACTACTACTCATTCTGCTttcatttcacttaatataataaaagaggaaggaaagacaatCTCATCTCCCTGAATATCTGGAGAAAAGCAATTGTATACTTTATGTAATACATTATGTGATGCAATGTATGCATCAGACCTCAATAAATAATTAACCaagttacaaaataataaatcttcATAGGGTAAAAtgcaattaataaaatttatagtttaaataaactttcaattgtatagactgaaaaaaattaaaacattaaactaCTACATACTAAGTCCATAAAATGGTTGCAAtgtactattaaaaaaataaaaattttgtcatATGTTTATTGATACCCAccatgtttataaatataaatgctaaGTCTTagacaacaattttaaaataatgcagaaaactgaaaagaactGATGCTTTATGGTGGTCGAATTTTAGCTGAActtgatttcacttatttttgttataactttgaaaattaaaacaatagacTTTGGTACACTTGGGGAAGCAATAAAATCTTACCAATCACTTcaatctgttaaaatattttgatttttaaatttctttccacTTCTGCATTAAAATTGCCaagagtaaaatttaaaacatgaaagaCTTTGATAAGTGTATTGAGAAGTTACAAGTAAAGGAAAACCCACAACTAgattatatgaaattttattttgacattttcagACAAATGCAATAATTTTGTGTTACCTGATTAGAAATGGATGCATCATCTTTACCtggaggataaaaataaaaagaaagcaacctAAGAGTTTTGGAAAATCATAAATTGGGAGTAAGAGGTGATGAAAAAGATAGAAAGCAATGCTAAAACTTCAGAGAGGCACACCATCTAAACATCTGACATTATTCTATGTTATTATTGAGGTTCTCAAGGTTGTATGACAAGATCagggaagaatatatattctgaggCATCATCAATACTACATTTCTATGTAAATGATGCATACCAAGGCTAgtgaataaaactgaattttcGAATTGGGTAATAGAATTTTGTCCATAAACTTGCTATGGCAATAAAGTATGGCAAGTATTTAAAAGGAATGATTATGCTtataaatttaagataaattctataaaattataaCAGGAAATTCATATAATTCTTAAGATAAGCATTTTAGAGATAggtgctaaaatttaaaaaatagctttcaggagttcccatcatggttcagtggttaatgaaccagagtAGCATCCccaaggacacgggttcaatctctggcctcactcattgggttagggctccagcattgccacgagctctggtgtaggtgacagatgtggcttggatcccacattgccacagctttggcatagaccagaggctacagctctgattagacccctagcctgagaacctccacatgccatggctgccgctccagaaagacaaaaatgcaaaaaaaattacatatacaggTTGATTACGGCTATGAATACTGAAGCAAATTATACATGTGTTAATCActact comes from the Phacochoerus africanus isolate WHEZ1 chromosome 4, ROS_Pafr_v1, whole genome shotgun sequence genome and includes:
- the GCSAML gene encoding germinal center-associated signaling and motility-like protein; its protein translation is MGNYLLRELSCLKDNQNQLEKVNPEVKRKRQEMTTSEKENQGQDKKSKDDASISNQENENGSGSEEVCYTVISHRPYRRPSLSSNDDGYENVTKRVRPLRGGSETEYALLRTTYTPSFSSYTPENDYELVLPH